Below is a window of Chryseobacterium arthrosphaerae DNA.
GGAAGGTCTCAGGCCAACTGGAACTATGCCTGGTACAATAACCCATGGTTCGGAGCTGAATATTATAAAAACCAGAACAGGACCAACATTATCAATGCTCAGACTGGATTAGAATATAAAGCTACAAAAGATTTCTCCGTAAAAGGTAAAATATCAATTGTTGAAAACCACGTCAAAAGAGAAACCTTGAGCCCATACTCTTATTTCAACTACAGTGCTCCGAGAAGCGGGGGCTATATTCTGAAAGATAATAAAACCTGGAACCTCAACTACGATGTACTGGCAACCTATAAGAAGAAAATATCTGAGAATTTTGATATTGCCATCAATGCCGGAGGTTCAACCTTTTATTATAAAAACAATATCAATGAAACGTCCACAGACGGTTTGAAAATTCCGGAAGTGTATACATTTGAAAACTCTATCGGAGCTTTAAAAAAATATACTTACCTGAAAGAAAAGCTGATCTACAGTGCCTATTCAACGATTGACATCGGACTGTACAATGCTTTTTTCATCAATATTTCCGGGCGTAATGACTGGTCTTCCACACTTCCTAAAGCCAACAGGTCCTACTTTTATCCTTCTGCATCGGTGAGTGCCGTGATTTCCAACCTTGTCAAACTCCCGGAGTCTGTTAATCTACTGAAACTTTCCGCTTCATGGGCGAAAGTAGCCTATGACTTCCAGCCTTATTCCATCAGAAATTATTACCTGAACAATAAAGGAATCACGTTCAACGGTAATCCTACGTTTTACTACCCTACCATCCTGAATGTTGAAAATTCTTTGAAACCGGAGCAGACAAAGTCTTATGAGCTGGGGCTGAGTGCAGGATTTCTCAATAACAGAATTACTTTAGACGCCACTTATTTCAGAACCCTGGATTATAATAATATTCTGGAGTTCCCAAGTGCAGAATCTTCAGGTTTTACCTCACAATATGTAAACGGTAATGAATACACTACAAAAGGATTTGAAATCTCCCTTGGTCTGGTTCCTGTAAAAACGGCTGACTTTACCTGGAAAACTTTGATCAACTGGAGTACATATGAGCAAAAGCTGACTTCCATCTATAATAATATGCCGAATTACAAGAATATCAAACTGGGCGAAAGAATGGACAGCTATTATGACTACACATGGCAGAAGTCTCCGGACGGCAAAGTGATCCTGGATGCGAAATCAGGAATGCCGACAAGGGCAAACACACCAAGCAATCTGAGGCATTTCAACCCGGACTGGACTTTCGGTTTCAACAACACTTTCAAATACAGAAAACTGTCTCTGAATATCGGAATTGATGGAAGCATCGGCGGCGTCATGAGATCTCAGGTTGTAGAAAAAATGTGGTGGGGAGGAAAACATCCTAATTCTGTAGCCTACAGGGATCTTGAATATGCAACTCCGGGAACTTACTATTTTGTACCGGATGGAGTTAATTACAATCCTTCTACAGGTCTTTATACACCGCATACCAAAGCCATAAGCTTCCAGGACTGGGCGCAAAACTACCCGTATCAGGCAAGGGTAACACAGGATGAAAGTGAAGAGTTTGCCAATGTATTCGACAGGACTTTTATCAAGCTAAGGTCTGTAACATTAGAATATGATTTCTCTTCATTACTGAATCCTAAAGGAATGGTAAAAGGTTTCACTGCTAATATTTCCGCCTATAACCTGGCCATGTGGAAAAAATCGAAAAATCTTTATTCCGATCCGGATTTCCAGATCAGATCAGGAAGAACGGATGATATCACGAATGACATACAGGATCCGTCAAGCAGATGGTTTGGAATAGGGTTTAATCTTAAGTTTTAATTAAAAGCACTTCAATACAATGAAAAATAGTATATACACAAAAGGATTCAGTCGCAGAACGGCAAAAGCACTGATAAGAACGGTAATCGCTGCCGGATTTCTGTCATTGGCCTCCTGTGAGTCTAACCTTGATAAGATCAATGAAAACCCTAATG
It encodes the following:
- a CDS encoding SusC/RagA family TonB-linked outer membrane protein, which encodes MKKTLATFAVFLLPLYITAQEVAISGNVKSESGTSVSGVNITDKNTGKTTTTDENGNFTITANPKDILEFFAPDFSVYTVEVSSKRQYSIVLTKTHEKQIEGVVITALGIAKKKEKIGYATQEVGTKQFETITTPSIGNLFSGQVAGLNVSNPTGMQQAPQFTLRGNSNLVFVIDGVIVDKEVFQNLDPNNIENINVLKGATASALYGSRGRYGAVLITTKSAKKKGFSVEFSQNTMITGGFTNLPKTQTEYGNGSHGKYEFWDGADGGVNDGDMIWGPKFVPGLQIAQWNSPIRDKVTGQVIPWYGAVTDTQYNDKSRYERVPIDWTYHDNLKTFLKPAVINNNNFAISYRYNKDTYRLSGNFMNYDDRVPNSYLQKYGINFASENHLGEKLIFDTKFNYNQAFTPNIPNYDYNPSGHMYTILIWMGGDVDGRALKNHMWVPGKEGRSQANWNYAWYNNPWFGAEYYKNQNRTNIINAQTGLEYKATKDFSVKGKISIVENHVKRETLSPYSYFNYSAPRSGGYILKDNKTWNLNYDVLATYKKKISENFDIAINAGGSTFYYKNNINETSTDGLKIPEVYTFENSIGALKKYTYLKEKLIYSAYSTIDIGLYNAFFINISGRNDWSSTLPKANRSYFYPSASVSAVISNLVKLPESVNLLKLSASWAKVAYDFQPYSIRNYYLNNKGITFNGNPTFYYPTILNVENSLKPEQTKSYELGLSAGFLNNRITLDATYFRTLDYNNILEFPSAESSGFTSQYVNGNEYTTKGFEISLGLVPVKTADFTWKTLINWSTYEQKLTSIYNNMPNYKNIKLGERMDSYYDYTWQKSPDGKVILDAKSGMPTRANTPSNLRHFNPDWTFGFNNTFKYRKLSLNIGIDGSIGGVMRSQVVEKMWWGGKHPNSVAYRDLEYATPGTYYFVPDGVNYNPSTGLYTPHTKAISFQDWAQNYPYQARVTQDESEEFANVFDRTFIKLRSVTLEYDFSSLLNPKGMVKGFTANISAYNLAMWKKSKNLYSDPDFQIRSGRTDDITNDIQDPSSRWFGIGFNLKF